The genome window TGTATATTTTGCTGACGTACACCAGTGGGTTTTGGCGTACACTATGCTAATATGAAAACATTTAATTTAGGAAATGGTATCACCCTCTAACTTAATTATCCCTTTTActtaaaaataataattgaaaAGTGGATCAAGGGAATGAACTCAGCAGTACAGAGGCAACCTTTTACGCCAATTCATTTTATATTTGCAGGCCGATGGCAACTTTGTGCTCTACAGTTGGAGTCGGGTTCTCTGGGAATCAAACTCTGAACACAGATGCTCATGCGCTCATCCTCCAACAGGATGGCAACCTGGTCATCTACACCAGGGTATCCCAAAATCAGTCCTGCTGAGTCAGTTGTGTAGTGCCAAGGCAAgaaaaactaaacgtgcacccaggggggccccaggaccgagtttgggaaaccctgatctaCACCACACAGGGCCATCCCACAGGCCACCCAACAATGCACAAAGAGGTCAACTCACCCTCACTGACGAAGATGCCCCGGTGCTCTAGTCCCAGAAATGTGGTCTGGTGCTCTACAGTCCCAGAAATGTGGTCTGGTGCTCTACAGTCCCAGAAATGTGGTCTGGTGCTCTACAGTCCCAGAAATGTGGTCTGGTGCTCTACAGTCCCAGAAATGTGGTCTGGTGCTCTACAGTCCCAGAAATGTGGTCTGGTGCTCTACAGTCCTAGAAATGTGGTCTGGTGCTCTACAGTCCCAGAAATGTGGTCTGGAGGTCTCGTGAAGACACTAGTAATGAGGCAGAGTAACATCTTCACTTTATCATACCTGTCTATATCTACCACTAAAATGTGTATTCAAAAGCCTTGATGTTTTTTAACCCTTTGATttggtaaaataaaaatgtgttgacTTTTAAAGTAGTGGTTTGTGTTGTAATTCTGCACATTGTGCCAGATACTCTCTATATTCAAGACAAACATCACTACTAACTTTTCATCATGAAGAGAATAGCTTTATTGGCTCATATAAGAGAACATGAGATCTGACTGTTTTTCATGTACATTTTTATTATGAAAAAGACACTATACACTATCATGCATCACACCAGAATCATTTATGGAGggatacacacatatacatggaTTATAACATTGCAGTTATGTGTGAGTCTGTATTGGCGTTTGTCCCATAGAAAATGATAGAGGCCGCTAGTGGCCTTGATTCTGcgtgggcagcaccattgagtgCTTCCACCATGCTTCCGCAATTTCAAAGTAGTCAACTgagtggggattcctatgggttgtagcctcaatagcgctgcccatgctgtcacagacgctgTAAAGgcacagatataaagatgagtcctctatctatctctatggtttGTCCATGAttatgggtgtgtgtgagtgggagGGTGTGGGCCCATGTGTGATGTTACAGGAAGGCACATAGTCTCTCCAGTACAGAAGGGTTTCTGTTGCTGAGGAAGATCagttctttctttccttcctctgtctgacctgacggagagagagaaatctcTCAATCAGTTCAACATGTCACAATCTAAACCATCACAAACAGTGCCAGTGGTGAAAGTGAATATCTCTTACTGTGTGGGTGTTGTAGCCAGTGGCGGTCCAGGTAGTAGATGTAACAGCTCTCAAACTCCTTCTCACTGTAGAGGGAGACTGGTACTGGGACAAACGGGTCCATGCTGTCAAAGCCCTCCTGTAGGAGGAACACAGAGGATGAGGATAGAAGTTTTTATAGGTGAACTTCTGTTTCTATTTGACTGATCATACAATAACATGAAACATGATGCATGTAAACACGTCAGAAGGGTCTTGTCCAAAAACATCTAGATCATTCCCGCCCCTTAGCCCAGATCAATAGAcaccaggggttagaggtcatttTTGGACTGGACATACAACAACATTAACCAGGATGTAAtcatgacccctgacctctcccAGCAGCTCCTGGGGCAGGTAGGCAGAGCTTGGAGCGTAGagagaccctgtctgagacagaGTGGCGATGACCGCCCCTCCACactgaggagagggacagagagagataggggtggTGGTGTAAATCACAATCATGTAATTTTCTAATGTCTATTAGACATAGAGGATAACCACTCCATGCAGTTCTCACCCAGTCATTGTTGATCATCTTCCTCAAGTTATGAACCAACGTCAACTCCTCTGGAGCCACCTGacagacaggagaagaggagagacagaaaaagtAGAGAGAAGGGAAAAGTGACAGGAAAAGAGGATGAaatggaggggagagaaagagacaggtcaGTCAAGTAAGCAACCTTTACACAGAAATTACAAAGACACAAAAATGGAAGCAATAGAAACCAACATAGATTTTTTATAGATCCACAGTGAGAGGTGAATGAAtgtataggtgtataagtacaggGCTCTTGTCCTCCTTCTTGAGCGTGGTCCTTCCCCAGAGACCGTTGACTCCATCAACAGCCACAGCCAGCCTGAAGCCCCCCTCTGTCCCCCCAGCCTGTAGCCTCAGCTCCTTTAGAACCGCCCCCACCACATCACTGCTGCTCTTCACACGAGACACTCCCTGGGGTGAAAAAAACACAGCTTAACAATGATACGTGGTATGAGATTCTTAAGAGAAGTGCACTGAACCAATTATGTTGCAGAACTGGAGCCCAGATGCAAGGCGTCCGCATGATTCCCAGCCAAAACAGGTGggaacagtttgtgcatatattatgacgacaTTGTGATGTTGCAAGCCGAAGTCGGTAgctgaagtctacgccccttcgttggtgattggtcaacagtagggattctgcaataaagtctttgttgtcattcaacaagagattacttgttttcatgcacattttttcattgaAAAATACTGCACAATACATCTTAGATATAAAATTGCACGACTAAGATCCCCTTGGCAAAAACGTCATAACAGATGAAGTTATTTTAGATTCATTCTGACTACGGCATCTCAAAAATGAACAAACAGCAGTACTAACACTTTCTCATTTTTCAagtgaaggtcttttaagggagcaTGCGAGCACACTGGTTCGGTTCGCCTAGCCAAGTTCGGCCAAACTGAAGGATGCTGACGCCTTAATAAAGGGCACGTTGACACTGGACTCACCATGTCCACCAGCTCCCCTAGTGGCCGTCCCTCCTCAGTGCTCTCCCTCTTAGTCCACACGTACCGCTGCCTCAACTTGATCTAAAACAACAAGGGGAGACACAGTCACAAATACAGGATGCCTGAaggagtaaaaatatgcttaacaaCTGTGTGCAATAGTATTTAAAATGACATCTCTgttccccacacacacaattatcagTAAGGTTCCTAAGTCAAGcaatgaatttcaagcacagattcaaccaaaggCCAGGGAGCTTTTCCTATGGTTCACAAAGGGCAACTATTGGTAGTtgggtaaaaatacaaataagaaacagacattgaatatccctttgagtatggtggAGCTATtattgatgcaccatccaaagtgtaaaatTAAACCCACTTCGCCACGATACAGGCGGCAATCCTAACGTAGTTTACGGAGAGGCAGGAaccgcttagggatttcaccatgaggcgaaTCGTGATTTTAAAAAAGTTTGAGTTTaaaggctgtgataggagataacggaggatggatcaacattgtagttatttcacaatactaacataattgatagagtgaaaagaagaaggccatcctgtttgcaataaggcactaaagtaatactggaaAAAATGTGGTATgatattaactttttgtcctgaatacaaagcgttatgtttttggtaaatccaaaacaacaaacacatcactgagtatcatgtcatattttcaagaatggtggtggctgcatcatgttatgggtatgctcgtCATCGGCAAGGCCTctggagttttttaggataaaaagaaacagacactgggaaacaaactaagccaaatatacactggaattgcttaccaagatgacattgaatgttggCCTAGTTATAGTGTTGACTTacaatcagcttgaaaatctatggcaatacttgaaaatggctgtctagcaacaaTCAACTTCACATAGCttgacaaaaataaaaaataaaaaagaataggcaaatattgtacaatccaggtgtgcaaagctctgagacttacccagaaagactcacagctgtaattgctaccaAAGGTGATTGACACATATTATCTCAAATCAAAATATTACGGTTTTATTTTCCATTAATTAAAATGTTTTAATGTTTCTTCCACTTTGAGAacttgtgtagatcgttgacaaaaaacaacaattaAATAAATTTTAATCCtgctttgtaacaacaaaatgtggaaaaagtcaaagtgtgtgaatactttctgaaggccctgtatctTACTTCTAATGTTAGGATTAGGGTatggtaaactgatcctagatttgTTCCTACAGGTAACACGTACAGTCCCAGTCAAAGGtctggacacacatactcattccagtaggtgtattttccacattgtagaataatagtgaagacatgaaaactatgtaataacacatggaatcatgtagtaacccaaaaagtgttaaacaaatcagaaaatattttagattattccaagtagccaccctttgccttgatgacagctttgcactctgtGTGTAcagacttttgactggcactgtacctGGCGCCCACTATCtatctgaggaggaggagctacctTGGAGAGGAAGTGTTCATTGGTGGTTCTGAAGTTGCGTAGCCAGTTGGAGGCCTGTATTGGCTGGTCAAAGCGGGAGGTGTGGTAGGAGGAGGGCAACAACTCCTTACAGTTCTTCACCCACAGGTGGGCTATAGAGAGGAGATTATTATCACaatcattattatcatcattattttgtgtgtctgtgtgtatgccatgttggggtgtgtgtgtgttactcaccATCTGGTAAGTGTAATACTAGCCATCCCTGTGTGGAGCAGTAGTGGACAGTATGACAGAGAGACATGGTCTTCCCACTGCCCTTCACCCCATCT of Salvelinus alpinus chromosome 4, SLU_Salpinus.1, whole genome shotgun sequence contains these proteins:
- the LOC139572698 gene encoding small ribosomal subunit protein mS29-like, whose translation is MALHRLSFRLRQTVAQVRPLHGSGCGQQQEVVGMETRPETFSIFRTQENDPACQSEQHLGQYYTVPPSHFHTVFPHGLPPRYQQQVKTFNEGCVMVRQPALELISHLKRADYSKPTLRYLLYGVKGSGKTMSLCHTVHYCSTQGWLVLHLPDAHLWVKNCKELLPSSYHTSRFDQPIQASNWLRNFRTTNEHFLSKIKLRQRYVWTKRESTEEGRPLGELVDMGVSRVKSSSDVVGAVLKELRLQAGGTEGGFRLAVAVDGVNGLWGRTTLKKEDKSPVAPEELTLVHNLRKMINNDWCGGAVIATLSQTGSLYAPSSAYLPQELLGEEGFDSMDPFVPVPVSLYSEKEFESCYIYYLDRHWLQHPHSQTEEGKKELIFLSNRNPSVLERLCAFL